A single window of Streptomyces griseoviridis DNA harbors:
- a CDS encoding HD domain-containing protein has protein sequence MADTEQEHAKGTAGFLLEMGMLKRAKRSGWWIAGVKDPETIAEHSFRVALIGSVLAMMEGADPARTALLGLWHDTQETRVGDIPHIGRRYLEAAGNERVTADQVSAAHPAVRAGAQRIVAEYENGDSLEVICAHDADKLECLIQAVEYREQGCANVQPWIDSSVAALKTASARNLAEAALTMSSIAWQQTYLR, from the coding sequence GGATGCTGAAGCGCGCCAAGCGGTCCGGGTGGTGGATCGCCGGGGTCAAAGACCCCGAGACCATCGCGGAGCACAGTTTCCGCGTCGCCCTCATCGGCTCCGTTCTCGCCATGATGGAGGGCGCCGACCCGGCCAGGACGGCGCTCCTCGGCCTCTGGCACGACACACAGGAGACCCGCGTCGGCGACATCCCGCACATCGGCCGCCGATACCTCGAAGCCGCCGGCAACGAACGCGTCACCGCGGACCAGGTGTCGGCCGCACACCCGGCGGTGCGGGCGGGCGCCCAGCGGATCGTCGCGGAGTACGAGAACGGCGACTCCCTCGAAGTGATCTGCGCTCACGACGCCGACAAGCTCGAATGCCTCATCCAGGCCGTCGAGTACCGCGAACAGGGCTGCGCGAACGTGCAGCCCTGGATCGACAGCAGCGTCGCCGCGCTCAAGACCGCCTCAGCGAGGAATCTCGCCGAGGCGGCTCTCACCATGTCCTCGATCGCGTGGCAGCAGACATATCTGCGCTGA